DNA from Flavobacteriales bacterium:
ACGGAATTCTGGCCGTGAGCGCCAACGGAACTATTATGGATCTGCTGTTGCCAGACGATCAGAATGCGCCCGAACCAAGCAGAATTGAGCGGTTTAAAGGCATTCTCTGTCCTGGTTTTGTGAACGCGCATTGCCATTTGGAGCTTTCGCACATGAAAGGCGTGGTGGCCGAGAAAACTGGGCTTCCAAAGTTCATCACCGAAATTGTGAGCAGACGTGAGGAGAATGGCCATGAGAAATTGGAGAAGATCGCGGAAGCCGATGCCGAAATGTGGGAGAACGGAATCCAAGCCGTAGGCGACATCTGCAACACGGCCGACACATTGGAAACCAAACTCAACAGCCGTATCGATTACCATTCGTTCGTTGAGGTTTTCTCATTCGACCCCGCCAAAGCACCAGCCGTTCTGGAAACTGGAATCCAAGTGGCCGAAGCATATCAGAATGCCAATTTGAATGCGACCATCGTTCCGCATGCGCCTTATTCGGTAAGTGAGGAATTGTTCGGTGGCATTGCTGCACAACAGACGCGTTTTGGTGGGCCGATAAGCATGCACAACCAAGAGACGGAAAGCGAGGATGAGATGTTTGTTTCGGGAACAGGTGAGTTGGTGGAAACATTCAAAGGTTTCGGTGTGGATTTCACAGATTTCAACCCCCAGAAACGAAGTGCGTTGGATTTTGCGCTACCACAACTTCCAACGGACCAGAACGCACTACTCATTCACAATACCTGTTCCACGAAAGAAGAAATGGAATTGGCACACGCACTCCGCGAACGTCTTTTCTGGTGTACCTGCGCCAACGCCAATCTTTACATTGAAAACCGCATTCCGAATATTCCGATGTGGTTGGATTTGGGAGCAACCGTTTGTGTTGGCACGGACAGCCTCGCCAGCAATCATCAACTTTCCATTCTGGACGAACTGAAACTCATCCAGAAAAATCACCCTCAAATTCCACTTTCCATTTTATTGGAAATGGCCACGATGAACGGAGCTGAAGCGTTGAACATGGATAAAAAAATAGGCAGCTTCCAAAAAGGGAAACTGCCTGGAGTGCTTTGGCTGAAAAATGTGAATCTGCAAACGGAAAGCCTTGCCGATTCCAGCGTTCAGCGCATCTTTTGAATCACCAATCGTCTGAGGATTTCTCAGGTGCTTTGGACAATCCTTCTTTCATACTGGCAATGGTTGCTCGGATGTCCTCATCAATGTCTGTCAGGTAATGTGAGTGATTCGCGGCATCAACATCATCTCTGTCAAGCCATGGTTCCAATGGCTGATAGCTGCTGGCCTTTAGATTCAGATCGGTAACCGTGTACTTATACCGACCATCCTTGAACTGAATGGTGATGGTGTACTGCGCAAGACCTTGACGGCTCGTGGTCTTGTTTCCCTTGTTGTCGTAAGCATAAAAAGGAATACGGTTAAAAATCTCCAGCACGCCATTCTCTTTGTCCTGTTTGCGCACCTTCTCCGCAAAATTCTTGAAGTATTCGCCTCCCCATTTCATGGCGCGGTCGTACAGGTCCTGCGCAGAAACTCCTGCAACTTCGGGTACTTCGGTGTATGTGATCAGATTGGTCTTCGGATCCAAACTCATGGCTGGCCAACTCAATTCGGCTTTTTTCTGAGCCATTAGGCTAAAGGGTAGTGATGCCAATAGCATCAGGGCAATGATTCTCATGTCAAATGGTTTTAGACTGTAAACTTAGTTTGCGCTGGCCGTTTCCTCAATATCCTCGCCAAGTTTTCCAAGTCCAATGCTGGAATAGTAATTATTGAAGAGGTTGACGGCCACATTGTAGCGCAACCGCTTGGTTTCCATGCCCAGGAGAATGGTCACCACACGGTGGTCGCAACGCTTGGACGTAGCCACAATGCAGTATTTGGCCGCATTGGTGAAACCCGTTTTCAGTCCATCGATCTCCTCATATTTCTCAACCAACGTGTTACGGTTGCTGTAGGTGTAAAGCCCGTTCGCATTCTGAATTTTCTCGGTGCTGCGCGAGGTCATGTCCAGAATATCATCATACTTCACAAGTTCGCGGGCCAACAAAAGAAGATCACCTGCGGTGGATTGATTGTCTTCCACATCCTTTGCACGCTCAGGCATTCCGGTAGAATTAGAGTAGCACGTGTTGTCCATGCCCAGATCTTCGGCCTTCTTGTTCATGAGCATCACGAATTTCTCTTCGGTGCCACCGATATGTTCGGCCAACGCATAGGCAGCATCGTTGCCAGAACGGATCATGGCGGCTTGCAACAGATCAAGAACCGAAAGCTGCTGACCAGCCTTTACGTAGACCTTTGATCCTCCGACCCATGTTGCATTTTTGCTGATGGTAACTATGTCTTGCATTGAAACATTCCCCGCTTTGATCTGCTCCATGGTGATCAATGCCACCATCATTTTGGTAAGCGATGCAATTGGGAACTGCTCTTCGAGGTTCTTCTCCCAAACCAGTCTGTTCTCGGTATAGTCGTAAATAAGGCCAGCACGAATCAGACCTGGTTCATACGCCAAGGTCGAATCAATGTCAATATTGATGTAATTGAACTGCTTTACCGATACCTCTTCCTTATTGGGATCGTTTGGGTCACTTGGATTTTGCCATCCGAAAAGCGCGGTCGGCTCGGAAAAGAGCAAGGTCAAAAACAACAATACTGGACTGATCAACAGTCCAAATGACTTCAATTTTCTCAGAAAAAGTTGGTGAAACATTCAGCTACCCGATTCGATTCCTCACAATTATACTCATCCCCGCCCCCAAAGGTTAGCAACGAAGCCGTCTTCTATCAACACAAATTTGTTAATTCCATGTCACTTTTTTCGTCTCGCAATGATCAATTGCGCCAATTCGAGGTCGATGGGCGATGTGATCTTGATGTTCTCGCTGTTCCCTTCGACCATCGCAATCTGATGACCACTTGCCTCCACAACGGTGGCATCATCCGAATAGTCTGTACGGTCTGCCCGCGCAAACGCTTTTTTCAGTAGTTCCGTTTGGAAGCATTGCGGGGTTTGCACGGCACGGTAGCTGTTTCTATCCACCGCCACACTTCCATTTCCCTCCAATTTTCTGAGACTTTGCACGATCGGCACTACTGGAATGGCTGCACCGGTTTTTTCAGCTTCCGCGAAACAGGCTTCCACCACTTCTTCAGAAACAAACGGACGTACGCCATCATGCACACCCACCAATTTTCCTTCAGACAACGCCAATCCACTTTTTACAGATAGAAATCTGGTAGCACCGCCATTTGCCAACAGATGCGGCACACGCCAACCATGCTTGTAGCATAGTTGCTCCCAAAAATCCATTTGGTCTTCGGGCAATACAAGAACCAATTGCATGTCTGCATCCATAGCATACAAATGCTGAAGCGTGTGCATCAGAATGGGCAATCCATCCAGTTCTATGAACTGCTTGGGAAGCTCGGCTCCCATGCGGGTTCCGCTGCCACCCGCCACGATGATCATGGTTCTTTCCATCAAAAAAAATCCCGAACCATTTTATCGGTTCGGGATCGAAATTAAACTTTCTGTGCTGCTTACAGAATCAGCATTGCATCTCCGTAAGAGTAGAAACGGTATTTCTCTTTTACGGCCTGATCGTATG
Protein-coding regions in this window:
- a CDS encoding amidohydrolase family protein, which gives rise to MSRFSVMAQRYGLTMRFLSADLIFPIHTNPIPNGILAVSANGTIMDLLLPDDQNAPEPSRIERFKGILCPGFVNAHCHLELSHMKGVVAEKTGLPKFITEIVSRREENGHEKLEKIAEADAEMWENGIQAVGDICNTADTLETKLNSRIDYHSFVEVFSFDPAKAPAVLETGIQVAEAYQNANLNATIVPHAPYSVSEELFGGIAAQQTRFGGPISMHNQETESEDEMFVSGTGELVETFKGFGVDFTDFNPQKRSALDFALPQLPTDQNALLIHNTCSTKEEMELAHALRERLFWCTCANANLYIENRIPNIPMWLDLGATVCVGTDSLASNHQLSILDELKLIQKNHPQIPLSILLEMATMNGAEALNMDKKIGSFQKGKLPGVLWLKNVNLQTESLADSSVQRIF
- a CDS encoding DUF4468 domain-containing protein; the encoded protein is MRIIALMLLASLPFSLMAQKKAELSWPAMSLDPKTNLITYTEVPEVAGVSAQDLYDRAMKWGGEYFKNFAEKVRKQDKENGVLEIFNRIPFYAYDNKGNKTTSRQGLAQYTITIQFKDGRYKYTVTDLNLKASSYQPLEPWLDRDDVDAANHSHYLTDIDEDIRATIASMKEGLSKAPEKSSDDW
- a CDS encoding 2-C-methyl-D-erythritol 4-phosphate cytidylyltransferase; translated protein: MERTMIIVAGGSGTRMGAELPKQFIELDGLPILMHTLQHLYAMDADMQLVLVLPEDQMDFWEQLCYKHGWRVPHLLANGGATRFLSVKSGLALSEGKLVGVHDGVRPFVSEEVVEACFAEAEKTGAAIPVVPIVQSLRKLEGNGSVAVDRNSYRAVQTPQCFQTELLKKAFARADRTDYSDDATVVEASGHQIAMVEGNSENIKITSPIDLELAQLIIARRKK